A section of the Cydia amplana chromosome 15, ilCydAmpl1.1, whole genome shotgun sequence genome encodes:
- the LOC134654880 gene encoding uncharacterized protein LOC134654880: MGLFERNGHVFGFDEGNPDIHGEILRPCQVYDTFCIRKFFAEHSECKVSGRAVPDPLYRAEGSINFASNNMSNTQITADYGGLNNARISEFYINNVTDNLVIAVTFDSVSKFSNNTYYKYYLRSREPVVTRDFGGIQYGVLTVTVIIPHIHNLRLDRSEIYTYGDTNVFPFVLGPQIGTSTDPEVTSMYARFFTNVPSEYQEEISSQGNYFVGNYLQYNICDFGVKVL; the protein is encoded by the exons ATGGGTTTATTCGAAAGAAACGGTCATGTATTCGGTTTTGATGAAGGGAATCCGG ATATTCACGGTGAAATACTTCGCCCATGTCAAGTATACGACACGTTTTGCATCCGAAAGTTCTTCGCGGAACACTCGGAATGCAAGGTCTCTGGAAGGGCTGTGCCTGACCCTCTGTACAGGGCTGAAGGCAGCATTAATTTTGCCAGTAACAACATGTCGAACACCCAAATCACTGCTGATTACGGTGGATTGAACAACGCCAGAATTTCTGAGTTTTA TATCAACAATGTAACAGACAACTTGGTGATTGCGGTCACATTCGACAGCGTTTCAAAGTTTTCTAACAATACTTACTACAAGTACTATCTTAGAAGCAGAGAGCCTGTGGTTACCAGAGACTTCGGAGGAATACAATatg GAGTGTTGACCGTAACTGTAATAATACCCCATATACACAATCTAAGACTGGACAGATCTGAAATATATACGTACGGAGACACCAACGTTTTTCCTTTTGTCCTCGGACCCCAGATTGGAACCAGTACAG ATCCTGAAGTCACATCCATGTATGCTCGTTTCTTCACTAACGTTCCATCGGAGTATCAGGAAGAGATATCCAGTCAAGGAAATTACTTCGTCGGAAACTACTTACAGTACAATATTTGCGACTTCGGTGTTAAagtattgtaa
- the LOC134654821 gene encoding spherulin-2A-like: NHIRYIPGFNITSSNLKAAVRAHAGGTPLDVFLKSPTPWGDLYKTYNWPEVKRNTKVKRVKIDVKADVENYVKNNYTGKHISMAADYNIDLVIGFNLLMPPSQTAEFILNATKINMDVLIDYESSLIGDVAANYNPRHEGHHFWAYDVKAIVESVSKMSAIQKGTDLLNIEFFTDAFGYVIDQDTGKIIKKVSADYIF; this comes from the exons aaccacatccgttacatccctggctTTAACATCACTTCTTCAAATCTGAAGGCAGCTGTCCGCGCGCACGCAGGTGGCACCCCTTTGGACGTATTTTTGAAAAGCCCTACGCCGTGGGGAGACTTGTACAAAACGTACAACTGGCCTGAAGTTAAAAGAAACACAAAAGTTAAAAGAGTTAAGATAG ATGTAAAAGCAGATGTAGAGAACTATGTTAAGAATAACTACACTGGTAAACATATATCAATGGCCGCTGATTACAATATAGATTTAGTTATAGGCTTTAATTTACTGATGCCC CCCTCACAAACTGCGGAGTTCATTTTGAATGCTACCAAAATTAATATGGATGTTTTAATAGACTACGAGTCAAGTCTAATCGGAGATGTAGCTGCGAATTATAATCCAAGACACGAGGGTCATCATTTCTGGGCCTACGACGTAAAAGCAATTGTGGAGTCTGTTAGCAAAATGTCGGCTATCCAGAAAGGCACTGATTTATTGAACATAGAATTCTTTACTGACGCATTTGGATACGTCATTGATCAAGATACTGGGAAGATAATTAAAAAGGTTTCTGCTGATTATATATTCTAA